From the genome of Pelmatolapia mariae isolate MD_Pm_ZW linkage group LG12, Pm_UMD_F_2, whole genome shotgun sequence, one region includes:
- the LOC134639167 gene encoding T-box transcription factor TBX5-like produces MANGGDQYGLAEPPDSDCMDSPKETKQENPSFTLNSPASPQSASSQQGMEGIKVFLHDRELWTKFDEVGTEMIITKAGRRMFPSYKVKVTGLNPKTKYILLMDIIPGDDHRYKFADNKWSITGKAEPAMPGRLYVHPDSPATGAHWSRQLVSFQKLKLTNNHLDPFGHIILNSMHKYQPRLHIVKADENNGFGSKNTAFCTHIFPETAFIAVTSYQNHKITQLKIENNPFAKGFRGSDDNELHRMAKLQGKDYPVVPRSTVRQRACSSGSPFSGEGRGVRGSPEAVGSPYSCENGLNGSSPQELLSAPPTHYTLPHPHLQSGQQQQVYHCTKRKVEENCSSENHQLSYKKPFIGSSPSEGESYYHPSSYPPPPPGLSNNPALGLTDSPYSSDMGQRQACMFAGSEPRMDELSCTSWSYPCPIPTAMTPMEPYPPYTPHPPYSSSPQGSRLSAIAHQTSPPLGEHITHDPYQRQNSAPPSQSSQNIHSRQLGSPLREYPRYTPNLSPPLYHTLETHTHIRCGVPEWSAAS; encoded by the exons ATGGCAAACGGAGGGGACCAGTACGGCCTTGCAGAGCCCCCTGACTCGGACTGTATGGATTCCCCAAAAGAGACCAAACAGGAAAATCCCAGCTTCACCCTGAACTCACCAGCTTCACCGCAGAGCGCGTCCAGTCAGCAG GGGATGGAGGGAATCAAAGTTTTCCTTCATGATAGGGAACTTTGGACCAAGTTTGATGAAGTAGGAACGGAAATGATCATCACCAAGGCTGGAAG GAGGATGTTCCCCAGTTATAAAGTGAAGGTCACAGGACTCAACCCGAAAACCAAGTACATTCTCCTGATGGACATCATTCCCGGAGATGACCATCGCTACAAATTCGCAGACAACAAATG GTCGATAACGGGGAAGGCAGAGCCCGCGATGCCCGGTAGGCTCTACGTCCATCCGGACTCTCCCGCCACAGGGGCGCACTGGAGCCGCCAGCTCGTCTCTTTCCAGAAGCTCAAACTCACCAACAACCACCTGGACCCCTTTGGACAC ATAATACTCAACTCTATGCACAAATACCAGCCTCGTCTCCATATTGTCAAGGCAGATGAGAACAATGGCTTTGGTTCCAAAAACACAGCTTTCTGCACTCACATCTTCCCCGAGACTGCCTTCATCGCTGTGACGTCCTATCAGAACCACAAG ATTACACAGCTGAAGATAGAGAATAATCCTTTTGCTAAGGGATTCAGAGGCAGCGACGACAATGAGCTGCATCGCATGGCCAAGTTACAAGG CAAGGATTACCCAGTGGTCCCTCGTAGTACTGTCCGTCAGAGAGCCTGTTCTTCTGGGAGTCCCTTCAGTGGGGAGGGTCGCGGTGTGCGGGGCTCCCCCGAGGCTGTTGGGTCTCCTTATAGCTGTGAGAACGGCTTGAATGGTAGCAGCCCTCAGGAGCTACTGAGTGCTCCACCCACGCATTACACCCTGCCTCATCCACACCTGCAGTCTGGccaacagcagcaggtgtaccACTGCACCAAGAGAAAAG TGGAGGAAAACTGCTCCTCGGAAAACCACCAGCTTTCATACAAGAAACCCTTCATTGGTAGTTCACCAAGTGAAGGGGAATCGTACTATCACCCCTCCTCCTATCCCCCTCCTCCACCCGGTCTATCCAACAACCCAGCCCTGGGGCTCACTGACTCTCCTTACAGCTCTGACATGGGACAGCGTCAGGCCTGCATGTTTGCCGGATCGGAGCCCAGAATGGATGAACTCAGCTGTACATCCTGGTCATACCCCTGCCCCATCCCGACTGCCATGACCCCAATGGAGCCCTACCCGCCTTACACCCCTCATCCACCCTACAGCTCCAGTCCTCAGGGCTCTCGACTCAGCGCTATAGCCCACCAGACCTCTCCGCCACTCGGAGAACACATCACCCACGATCCCTACCAGAGACAGAACTCCGCACCTCCATCTCAGAGCTCCCAAAACATTCACAGTAGGCAGCTCGGCTCTCCTCTCAGAGAATATCCCCGATACACGCCCAATCTGTCTCCTCCTCTCTACCACACACtagagacgcacacacacatccgCTGTGGAGTGCCAGAATGGAGTGCAGCCTCCTAA